The Enterobacter kobei genome has a segment encoding these proteins:
- the mlaE gene encoding lipid asymmetry maintenance ABC transporter permease subunit MlaE — MLLNALAALGHRGIKTIRTFGRAGLMLFNALVGKPEFRKHAPLLVRQLYNVGVLSMLIIIVSGLFIGMVLGLQGYLVLTTYSAETSLGMLVALSLLRELGPVVAALLFAGRAGSALTAEIGLMRATEQLSSMEMMAVDPLRRVISPRFWAGVISLPLLTILFVAVGIWGGSLVGVHWKGIDAGFFWSAMQDAIDLRMDLVNCLIKSVVFAITVTWIALFNGYDAIPTSAGISRATTRTVVHSSLAVLGLDFVLTALMFGN, encoded by the coding sequence ATGCTGTTAAATGCGTTGGCCGCCCTTGGACACCGTGGCATAAAAACCATCAGGACGTTCGGGCGTGCCGGATTAATGTTATTCAACGCGCTGGTTGGCAAGCCGGAGTTTCGCAAGCACGCGCCTCTGCTGGTGCGGCAGCTTTATAATGTCGGTGTGCTGTCGATGCTCATCATCATTGTCTCCGGCCTGTTTATCGGTATGGTGCTGGGGCTGCAGGGCTACCTCGTTCTGACCACCTACAGTGCGGAAACCAGCCTCGGGATGCTGGTGGCGCTCTCACTGCTGCGTGAACTGGGGCCGGTTGTGGCGGCGCTGCTGTTCGCCGGTCGTGCAGGATCAGCACTCACGGCAGAAATTGGCCTGATGCGCGCCACCGAGCAACTCTCCAGCATGGAGATGATGGCGGTCGACCCGCTGCGTCGGGTCATCTCTCCGCGTTTCTGGGCGGGGGTGATCTCGTTACCGCTACTGACTATTCTGTTTGTCGCCGTGGGGATCTGGGGTGGTTCGCTGGTGGGGGTCCACTGGAAAGGCATTGATGCCGGTTTCTTCTGGTCCGCCATGCAGGATGCCATCGATCTGCGAATGGATCTGGTTAACTGCCTGATTAAAAGCGTGGTATTTGCCATTACGGTCACCTGGATCGCCTTGTTCAATGGTTATGATGCCATTCCGACGTCGGCGGGCATTAGCCGTGCAACTACACGTACTGTCGTACATTCGTCGCTGGCCGTACTGGGTCTGGATTTTGTGCTCACCGCACTGATGTTTGGGAATTGA
- the mlaF gene encoding phospholipid ABC transporter ATP-binding protein MlaF, translated as MSQTMANLVDVRGVSFSRSNRLIFDDISLTVPRGKITAIMGPSGIGKTTLLRLIGGQIPPDSGEILFDGENIPEMSRSRLYTVRKRMSMLFQSGALFTDMNVFDNVAYPLREHTSLPPELLKSTVMMKLEAVGLRGAAKLMPSELSGGMARRAALARAIALEPDLIMFDEPFVGQDPITMGVLVKLISELNSALGVTCIVVSHDVPEVLSIADYAYIVADKKIVAHGSAQALQENCDPRVRQFLDGIADGPVPFRYPAGDYRDDLLGLGS; from the coding sequence ATGAGCCAAACGATGGCGAATTTAGTCGATGTCCGCGGTGTGAGTTTCTCGCGTAGTAATCGATTGATATTCGATGATATTTCGTTGACCGTACCGCGTGGCAAAATTACCGCCATCATGGGGCCGTCCGGGATCGGTAAAACGACCCTTCTGCGCCTTATTGGTGGGCAGATACCACCTGATAGCGGTGAAATCCTCTTCGATGGCGAAAACATCCCGGAGATGTCGCGCTCGCGCCTGTATACTGTCCGCAAACGTATGAGTATGCTCTTTCAGTCGGGGGCGCTGTTCACCGACATGAACGTCTTTGATAACGTGGCTTATCCGCTGCGCGAACATACCAGCCTGCCGCCTGAACTGCTGAAAAGCACGGTGATGATGAAGCTTGAAGCTGTCGGTCTGCGGGGGGCTGCCAAACTGATGCCTTCAGAACTGTCTGGCGGGATGGCGCGACGTGCCGCACTGGCGCGAGCCATTGCATTAGAACCCGATTTAATCATGTTCGACGAACCGTTTGTCGGACAGGATCCCATCACGATGGGCGTGCTGGTGAAGCTTATCTCTGAACTGAACAGCGCGCTCGGCGTAACCTGTATTGTGGTGTCTCACGATGTACCGGAAGTGTTGAGCATTGCCGATTACGCCTATATCGTGGCGGACAAAAAGATCGTCGCACACGGCAGCGCCCAGGCGCTTCAGGAAAATTGCGATCCGCGCGTGCGGCAATTCCTCGATGGTATTGCTGACGGACCCGTACCGTTCCGCTACCCGGCGGGCGATTATCGTGACGATTTACTGGGATTAGGGAGTTAA
- a CDS encoding calcium/sodium antiporter, whose amino-acid sequence MLLATALLIIGLLLVVYSADRLVFAASILCRLTGVPPVVIGMTVVSVGTSLPEIIVSVSASLHGQLDLAIGTAIGSNIVNILLILGLAALLHPFRVHSDVLRRELPLMLIVSLLAGCVFYDGVLSYSDGIFLLALAVIWLLYSVKIARQAEKLGHDSLTREQVAELPREGTLPVALLWLGVALIIMPMATRMVVDNATVLANFFAMSELTIGLTVIAIGTSLPELATAIAGARKGEDDIAIGNIIGSNIFNIAIVMGLPALITPGPFNPLAFSRDYGVMLLVSVIFALLCWRRQRQIGKGAGALLTGGFIVWMAMLYWLSPLLSG is encoded by the coding sequence ATGCTTTTAGCAACAGCACTGTTAATAATTGGTTTACTTTTGGTGGTCTACAGTGCTGACCGTTTAGTGTTTGCTGCATCAATCCTGTGTCGCCTGACGGGCGTACCGCCGGTTGTCATCGGGATGACCGTTGTCAGTGTTGGCACGTCGCTTCCTGAAATCATCGTCTCTGTCTCGGCATCGTTGCACGGTCAGTTAGACCTTGCAATTGGCACCGCGATTGGCTCTAACATCGTCAACATCTTACTGATCCTGGGCCTGGCGGCGCTGCTCCATCCATTTCGCGTGCATTCTGATGTTCTGCGCCGGGAATTGCCGCTAATGTTAATCGTAAGTCTGCTGGCAGGCTGCGTATTTTATGATGGCGTACTGAGCTACAGCGACGGCATTTTCCTGCTGGCGCTGGCCGTCATTTGGCTGCTGTATAGTGTTAAAATCGCCCGCCAGGCTGAGAAACTGGGTCATGACAGCCTCACGCGTGAGCAGGTCGCCGAACTCCCGCGCGAAGGTACGCTACCGGTCGCCCTGCTCTGGCTTGGCGTCGCGCTGATTATTATGCCGATGGCAACGCGCATGGTCGTGGATAACGCGACGGTGTTGGCGAACTTTTTCGCCATGAGTGAACTGACGATTGGCCTGACGGTGATTGCTATCGGCACCAGCCTGCCGGAGCTGGCCACCGCCATTGCGGGGGCACGTAAAGGGGAAGATGACATTGCCATTGGTAATATCATCGGTTCCAACATATTTAATATCGCGATTGTGATGGGTCTGCCGGCCCTGATTACGCCAGGGCCCTTCAACCCTCTGGCATTCTCTCGCGATTACGGAGTGATGTTGTTGGTCAGCGTGATATTCGCCCTGCTCTGCTGGCGGCGGCAACGACAGATCGGCAAAGGCGCAGGTGCGCTGCTGACAGGTGGATTTATCGTATGGATGGCGATGCTGTACTGGCTCTCGCCTCTTCTCTCTGGGTAA